A single Salminus brasiliensis chromosome 20, fSalBra1.hap2, whole genome shotgun sequence DNA region contains:
- the surf4l gene encoding surfeit 4, like isoform X2: MNRFLRVTKQYLPHVARLCLISTFLEDGIRMWFQWSEQKEYIESSWGCGFFLASLFVLINLLGQLGGCILILSRNFVQYACFGLFGIIGMQTIAYSILWDPKFLMRNLALGGGLLLLLAESRSEGRSMFAGVPTMRESSPKQYMQLGGRVLLVLMFMTLLHFDANFLSILQNLVGTALIILVAIGFKTKLAALTLVVWLLIINVSFNAFWTVPAYKPMHDFLKYDFFQTTSVIGGLLLVVALGPGGVSMDEKKKEW; the protein is encoded by the exons ATGAATAGA TTCCTGCGAGTGACGAAACAGTACCTGCCTCATGTAGCGCGGCTTTGTCTGATCAGCACCTTCTTGGAAGATGGCATCAGGATGTGGTTCCAGTGGAGCGAGCAGAAAGAGTACATTGAGAGCTCGTGGGGATGCGGCTTCTTCCTCGCCTCCCTCTTCGTCTTAATAAACTTACTGGGGCAGCTGG GTGGTTGCATACTGATCCTCAGCAGGAATTTTGTACAGTATGCTTGCTTCGGACTTTTTGGAATCATTGGCATGCAG ACCATCGCCTATAGCATTTTATGGGACCCAAAGTTTTTGATGAG GAACCTGGCTCTAGGAGgtggtctgctgctgctgctggctgagTCTCGATCGGAGGGCAGGAGCATGTTTGCCGGTGTTCCAACGATGCGGGAGAGCTCCCCTAAGCAGTACATGCAGCTTGGAGGTCGCGTACTGCTGGTGCTCATGTTCATGACCCTGCTCCATTTCGACGCTAACTTCCTCTCT ATTTTGCAGAACTTGGTGGGCACTGCTTTGATCATCCTCGTGGCCATCGGTTTCAAGACTAAGCTGGCCGCTCTCACCCTGGTCGTCTGGCTCTTGATAATCAACGTCTCCTTCAATGCCTTCTGGACCGTTCCTGCTTACAAACCCATGCATGACTTCCTCAAGTACGACTTCTTCCAGACCACGTCGGTGATCGGAGGCCTGCTGCTGGTAGTGGCTTTAGGCCCCGGTGGAGTCTCCATGGAcgagaagaagaaggagtggTGA
- the surf4l gene encoding surfeit 4, like isoform X1 produces the protein MVQNSLMSTAEDVADQFLRVTKQYLPHVARLCLISTFLEDGIRMWFQWSEQKEYIESSWGCGFFLASLFVLINLLGQLGGCILILSRNFVQYACFGLFGIIGMQTIAYSILWDPKFLMRNLALGGGLLLLLAESRSEGRSMFAGVPTMRESSPKQYMQLGGRVLLVLMFMTLLHFDANFLSILQNLVGTALIILVAIGFKTKLAALTLVVWLLIINVSFNAFWTVPAYKPMHDFLKYDFFQTTSVIGGLLLVVALGPGGVSMDEKKKEW, from the exons ATGGTCCAGAACAGCCTGATGAGCACTGCGGAGGACGTGGCGGATCAG TTCCTGCGAGTGACGAAACAGTACCTGCCTCATGTAGCGCGGCTTTGTCTGATCAGCACCTTCTTGGAAGATGGCATCAGGATGTGGTTCCAGTGGAGCGAGCAGAAAGAGTACATTGAGAGCTCGTGGGGATGCGGCTTCTTCCTCGCCTCCCTCTTCGTCTTAATAAACTTACTGGGGCAGCTGG GTGGTTGCATACTGATCCTCAGCAGGAATTTTGTACAGTATGCTTGCTTCGGACTTTTTGGAATCATTGGCATGCAG ACCATCGCCTATAGCATTTTATGGGACCCAAAGTTTTTGATGAG GAACCTGGCTCTAGGAGgtggtctgctgctgctgctggctgagTCTCGATCGGAGGGCAGGAGCATGTTTGCCGGTGTTCCAACGATGCGGGAGAGCTCCCCTAAGCAGTACATGCAGCTTGGAGGTCGCGTACTGCTGGTGCTCATGTTCATGACCCTGCTCCATTTCGACGCTAACTTCCTCTCT ATTTTGCAGAACTTGGTGGGCACTGCTTTGATCATCCTCGTGGCCATCGGTTTCAAGACTAAGCTGGCCGCTCTCACCCTGGTCGTCTGGCTCTTGATAATCAACGTCTCCTTCAATGCCTTCTGGACCGTTCCTGCTTACAAACCCATGCATGACTTCCTCAAGTACGACTTCTTCCAGACCACGTCGGTGATCGGAGGCCTGCTGCTGGTAGTGGCTTTAGGCCCCGGTGGAGTCTCCATGGAcgagaagaagaaggagtggTGA
- the ciz1b gene encoding cdkn1a interacting zinc finger protein 1b isoform X2 yields the protein MLQTKQKQQQQQQQHFNMYQQMQQFPRAPSAPILSRMPSTRSPIAPLLSLPNQQPHFHPDHHLCSGARLPNRPAIGHPPPSAYGVRPCSGSSRSLLGPKPMVQQPVVMPQMPGMPVGHRKPLPPPFIPTGIRQSLLGPAPIGAPLRNAHLGFFPHQHHPHGPYNNKVSTYTPPQRKRENGYVPAGKSNGHINKSRTDVQAVKVEKKLEVSIKQSPASSLDQTEPPVKKQKNQGMSAESESGDAEQSSPDADSSMIPEQDEEIHSVEAEEDGEQGRTAEVQGVGTSLKVTIQRSSHSRAFSTGLEEMAASVGQSSDNKKSKTAGKFFCYICNVTCADQQDFQTHMISLEHQQRMMEIQHLSNTCLATLLPQMQHSIQGREKRQDVQHWCAICQYHFTGDLIEHRRTKKHKLAKVSSRPFCTVCERYFRTPRKFVEHMKSPEHKQRVEELKEERGPEVMEELITVDAIGCFEGEDDYEEEENEDEEEDTMSQQLPEEMADSKEYDPETQYGTKFVVPVAGFLCKLCHKFYHFESRARETHCKSLVHYQNLQKYKAMLNQPQEDEESMASSLDDAQNPENTNDCDADMEDKS from the exons ATGCTCCAAACgaagcaaaaacaacaacaacaacagcagcagcactttAATATGTATCAGCAAATGCAGCAGTTTCCCCGAGCGCCATCAGCACCGATACTGTCTCGAATGCCATCCACACGTTCACCCATAGCTCCTCTTTTGTCCCTGCCTAATCAGCAACCGCATTTCCATCCTGATCATCATTTATGCTCAGGGGCACG ACTGCCAAACAGACCAGCGATAGGCCATCCTCCTCCTTCTGCCTATGGAGTTCGACCTTGTTCTGGCAGTTCACGGAGCCTTCTCGGCCCCAAACCAATGGTGCAGCAGCCAGTGGTCATGCCCCAAATGCCAG GAATGCCAGTGGGTCACAGGAAACCGCTTCCACCACCATTTATACCAACAGGAATCAGACAGTCACTTCTTGGGCCAGCTCCTATTGGTGCTCCATTGAGGAATGCACACTTAGGCTTTTTCCCACATCAGCATCATCCACATGGACCATATAATAATAAG GTCTCTACATACACTCCTCCTCAGCGGAAGAGGGAGAATGGATATGTACCAGCAGGGAAAAGCAATGGACAtatcaacaaaagcaggactgaTGTACAAGCTGTAAAAGTGG AAAAGAAACTGGAAGTATCAATCAAGCAAAGTCCTGCCTCATCTCTGGACCAGACTGAACCTCCTGTGAAAAAGCAGAAGAATCAAGG AATGTCTGCAGAGTCGGAAAGTGGAGATGCCGAGCAGAGTTCACCAGATGCAGATTCATCCATGATTCCAGAACAAG ATGAGGAAATCCATTCAGTTGAAGCTGAAGAAGATGGGGAGCAGGGTAGAACAGCAGAG GTGCAAGGTGTAGGGACATCTCTGAAAGTGACCATTCAACGCAGCAGTCACAGCCGGGCCTTCAGCACTGGACTAGAGGAGATGGCTGCGTCTGTAGGCCAAAGCTCAGACAATAAGAAGAGCAAGACTGCAGGCAAATTCTTCTGTTACATCTGCAATGTCACATGTGCTGACCAACAG GACTTTCAGACTCATATGATCAGCCTGGAGCACCAGCAGAGGATGATGGAGATTCAGCATCTAAGTAACACTTGTCTGGCCACACTGCTACCCCAAATGCAGCATTCCATACAGGGCAG AGAGAAAAGGCAAGATGTACAGCATTGGTGTGCCATCTGCCAGTATCACTTCACAGGTGACCTTATTGAACATAGACGAACCAAAAAACACAAG TTGGCAAAAGTGTCCTCACGGCCATTTTGCACAGTGTGTGAACGCTACTTCAGGACTCCCCGCAAATTTGTGGAGCACATGAAATCCCCAGAACACAAACAGCGGGTCGAAGAG CTAAAGGAAGAAAGGGGACCTGAAGTCATGGAAGAATTGATAACTGTGGATGCCATTGGCTGCTTTGAAGGCGAAGATGATTAcgaggaggaggaaaatgaagatgaggaggaagaCACAATGTCTCAACAG cttccagaggAAATGGCTGATTCTAAAGAGTATGATCCAGAGACTCAATATG GGACCAAGTTTGTAGTGCCTGTGGCGGGCTTCCTGTGTAAGCTCTGCCATAAGTTCTACCACTTTGAATCTAGAGCTCGGGAGACACACTGCAAGTCACTTGTGCACTACCAGAACTTACAG AAGTACAAAGCCATGCTGAACCAGCCTCAGGAGGATGAGGAGAGCATGGCCAGCTCCTTAGACGATGCTCAGAACCCAGAGAACACCAATGACTGTGATGCAGACATGGAAGACAAGTCCTAA
- the ciz1b gene encoding cdkn1a interacting zinc finger protein 1b isoform X1, producing MLQTKQKQQQQQQQHFNMYQQMQQFPRAPSAPILSRMPSTRSPIAPLLSLPNQQPHFHPDHHLCSGARLPNRPAIGHPPPSAYGVRPCSGSSRSLLGPKPMVQQPVVMPQMPGMPVGHRKPLPPPFIPTGIRQSLLGPAPIGAPLRNAHLGFFPHQHHPHGPYNNKVSTYTPPQRKRENGYVPAGKSNGHINKSRTDVQAVKVEKKLEVSIKQSPASSLDQTEPPVKKQKNQGMSAESESGDAEQSSPDADSSMIPEQDEEIHSVEAEEDGEQGRTAEVQGVGTSLKVTIQRSSHSRAFSTGLEEMAASVGQSSDNKKSKTAGKFFCYICNVTCADQQDFQTHMISLEHQQRMMEIQHLSNTCLATLLPQMQHSIQGREKRQDVQHWCAICQYHFTGDLIEHRRTKKHKLAKVSSRPFCTVCERYFRTPRKFVEHMKSPEHKQRVEELKEERGPEVMEELITVDAIGCFEGEDDYEEEENEDEEEDTMSQQQLPEEMADSKEYDPETQYGTKFVVPVAGFLCKLCHKFYHFESRARETHCKSLVHYQNLQKYKAMLNQPQEDEESMASSLDDAQNPENTNDCDADMEDKS from the exons ATGCTCCAAACgaagcaaaaacaacaacaacaacagcagcagcactttAATATGTATCAGCAAATGCAGCAGTTTCCCCGAGCGCCATCAGCACCGATACTGTCTCGAATGCCATCCACACGTTCACCCATAGCTCCTCTTTTGTCCCTGCCTAATCAGCAACCGCATTTCCATCCTGATCATCATTTATGCTCAGGGGCACG ACTGCCAAACAGACCAGCGATAGGCCATCCTCCTCCTTCTGCCTATGGAGTTCGACCTTGTTCTGGCAGTTCACGGAGCCTTCTCGGCCCCAAACCAATGGTGCAGCAGCCAGTGGTCATGCCCCAAATGCCAG GAATGCCAGTGGGTCACAGGAAACCGCTTCCACCACCATTTATACCAACAGGAATCAGACAGTCACTTCTTGGGCCAGCTCCTATTGGTGCTCCATTGAGGAATGCACACTTAGGCTTTTTCCCACATCAGCATCATCCACATGGACCATATAATAATAAG GTCTCTACATACACTCCTCCTCAGCGGAAGAGGGAGAATGGATATGTACCAGCAGGGAAAAGCAATGGACAtatcaacaaaagcaggactgaTGTACAAGCTGTAAAAGTGG AAAAGAAACTGGAAGTATCAATCAAGCAAAGTCCTGCCTCATCTCTGGACCAGACTGAACCTCCTGTGAAAAAGCAGAAGAATCAAGG AATGTCTGCAGAGTCGGAAAGTGGAGATGCCGAGCAGAGTTCACCAGATGCAGATTCATCCATGATTCCAGAACAAG ATGAGGAAATCCATTCAGTTGAAGCTGAAGAAGATGGGGAGCAGGGTAGAACAGCAGAG GTGCAAGGTGTAGGGACATCTCTGAAAGTGACCATTCAACGCAGCAGTCACAGCCGGGCCTTCAGCACTGGACTAGAGGAGATGGCTGCGTCTGTAGGCCAAAGCTCAGACAATAAGAAGAGCAAGACTGCAGGCAAATTCTTCTGTTACATCTGCAATGTCACATGTGCTGACCAACAG GACTTTCAGACTCATATGATCAGCCTGGAGCACCAGCAGAGGATGATGGAGATTCAGCATCTAAGTAACACTTGTCTGGCCACACTGCTACCCCAAATGCAGCATTCCATACAGGGCAG AGAGAAAAGGCAAGATGTACAGCATTGGTGTGCCATCTGCCAGTATCACTTCACAGGTGACCTTATTGAACATAGACGAACCAAAAAACACAAG TTGGCAAAAGTGTCCTCACGGCCATTTTGCACAGTGTGTGAACGCTACTTCAGGACTCCCCGCAAATTTGTGGAGCACATGAAATCCCCAGAACACAAACAGCGGGTCGAAGAG CTAAAGGAAGAAAGGGGACCTGAAGTCATGGAAGAATTGATAACTGTGGATGCCATTGGCTGCTTTGAAGGCGAAGATGATTAcgaggaggaggaaaatgaagatgaggaggaagaCACAATGTCTCAACAG cagcttccagaggAAATGGCTGATTCTAAAGAGTATGATCCAGAGACTCAATATG GGACCAAGTTTGTAGTGCCTGTGGCGGGCTTCCTGTGTAAGCTCTGCCATAAGTTCTACCACTTTGAATCTAGAGCTCGGGAGACACACTGCAAGTCACTTGTGCACTACCAGAACTTACAG AAGTACAAAGCCATGCTGAACCAGCCTCAGGAGGATGAGGAGAGCATGGCCAGCTCCTTAGACGATGCTCAGAACCCAGAGAACACCAATGACTGTGATGCAGACATGGAAGACAAGTCCTAA